In Anopheles arabiensis isolate DONGOLA chromosome 2, AaraD3, whole genome shotgun sequence, the genomic window CGCTCTCCGAAGCTGTGTCGCAGAAGCTGACGCACGAAGAGCTGGCGGCAATAAAGCGCAAAAAGCGCTTGCTAACGCAGGGAACGGATCTGTTTAACCAGCGGCCAGAAAAGGGCATACAGTTTCTGCAGGAGAACGGGCTGCTGAATCCGGTGCTCGACCCGCAGGAGGTGGCACAGTTTCTGCGCGAAAACTCGGGCCTCGACAAGAAGATGATTGGCGAGTACATtagcaagaagaagaacgtGGAAAGCCGCATTCTGGAGGTGTACGTGAAGTCGTTCGATTTTGCCGGCCTGACCATCGACCAGGCGCTGCGGTTGTATCTGGAAACGTTCCGTCTGCCCGGCGAAGCGCCGTTGATATCGCTCGTGATGGAACATTTTGCCGACCACTGGCATGTAAGTgggggaaggaagaagggtTCAAAGGATTTGATGCTATATGTACGCTTTTGTCTTTCAGGAATGCAACAACGAACCGTTCGCCAATACGGATGCTGCTTTCCGGCTGGCGTACGCAGTGATCATGCTCAACATGGACCAGCACAATCACAATGCGAAGCGGCTGAACGTGCCGATGACGGTAGAGGATTTCCTGCGCAATCTGCGCGGATTGAACGGAAACTCGGACTTTGATCAGGAAATGCTAACAAAGATTTATCACGCAATAAGGTAAATTGGAAGGGTGTAAAGGGAACTTCAGTGAACTCCAATAACGATTgaatttttccttcaaacagAAACGAAGAAATCGTAATGCCCGCGGAACAGACGGGCCAGGTGCGTGAGAACTATCTGTGGAAGGTGCTGCTGCGCCGCGGTGCCACGAAGGACGGCATTTTCCATCACGTGTTTGGGCCCCAGCATGATCGCGAGCTGTATCGCGTCATCCAGGGCTCGACGCTGGCCGCCCTTAGCTTTGTGTTCGACAAATCGCTCGACAACGCATCGCTCTACCAGAAAGCGATCGGAGGATTCATGAAGTCGGCCGCCATTGCGGCCCACTTTCAGCTGCACGGCGATTTCGATGCGCTCGTGCTGACGCTGTGCAAGTTCACGACGCTGCTGACACCGCCGCCGAACGATGCGCACGAAATTACGGCGAGCGTAATGTTTGGCCAGAACGTGAAGGCGCAGCTGGCGATGCGCACCGTGTTCGGGCTGATCCACGAGCATGGCGATTGTATGCGCGAGGGCTGGCGGCACACGATggatgtgctgctgcagctgttcaagctgaagctgctgcCAAAGGCGCTGATGGAGGCGGAAGACTTCTGCGAGGCAAGCGGCAAGGTGACCCTGCTGCGCGAGCCCAACCCACTGCCGAAGACGGAGGCGGGTCTGTTCAGCTCGCTGTACTCGTACCTGGCGAACGACGGGCAGCGGCAGCCATCGTACGAGGAGCAGGAGGTGATCAAGCTGTCGCGCAAGTGTGTCCGCGACTGCCAGATCGAGCAGATCGTGAACGAGTCCAAGTTTCTGCAGCTGGAATCGCTCGAAGAGCTGATCGGGTGCCTGCTGGCGATGATCGTACCGCCGGAAGCGCACAAATCGACCGCCCTGGCGTACGGCGAGTGTACGGTCGTGTTTCTGCTCGAGCTGCTGGTGAAGGTGCTGATACAGAATCGCGATCGCTTGCTGCCAGTTTGGGGCCGGGTGCAGGACAAGCTGTACACGCTGCTGGTGGGCGCCTCGGCGCACGAGTACACCTACCTGCTGCAGCGTACGACGGTGGCACTGCTCAAGCTGGCCATCTACCTGATGCGCAACGAGGAAATCTGCTCCACCATCCTGCAGAGCTTGCGGATGCTGCTGGCTCTGCGGCCGGCCGTTATACTGGCCATCTCGAAACCGATCTCGATCGGCATGTACGAGCTGCTGAAAACGAGCGCCCAAAACATCCACACCGAGGCGGACTGGGTGATCGTGTTCACGGTGCTGGAGTGCGTCGGGGCCGGTGCCGTGCCGCCGGAGTGCCACGCGGTCGAGCAGGTGGCAGCAGTGAGCGGTGCCAAGTCGGACGGGGCCTTGAGCAGCGAGGAAGACTCTGGCCTGCCGGACCGGGGCTACATTTCCGACTCGGAGCTCAGCTCGACGGCCACGATGCCGCTGGTGAAGACGGCGGCACCAACTCCACCGCCGGCACCGCTTCCCAGCAGCCCGTCCGCGGGCGATGCGTGGATAATGGTGAACAAGGACGCGATCGATCTAGTGTCCGGCGGGTCCGGCGGGCACTCGCCGGGGACGCCCGTTCGACACTCGATCCAGTACCACTGCAAGCTGCTCGAGCACTCGCCGTTCGCGCTGGTCAAGTGTTGGGAAAGTTTGGCGTTCATCGTGCGCAACGTAGCGCACATCACGCCGTACAACTTTGAGAGCTGTGTGCGCTGCATCCGCACCTTTGTCGAGGCTTCGATGGGCCAGACGCATcaacatcaccagcagcagcgtgacTATCAGGCAGCCAAAAAGAAGCCCGGATCGGGCAAGGATCGTCAGCGGAAGCTGCGGGATGGAGCCTCCCACCAGGGGTCCGGGTTGTCCTcttcgtcgtcctcctcgcTGGCCATGGACAGCAGTGACAGTGAGTCGGAGGAGCTGCCCGAGCGTTACCAGTCGATATCGATTCAGCTGCTCGATCTGATGCACACGCTGCACACGCGCACGGCACAAATCTTCCGCTGGTGGGCCGAGGAAGGTGGTGCCGTGCCACAGTGCTCTTCGCTCTGGTCGCAGGGCTGGTGTCCGCTGCTGCAGGGCATCGCACGACTCGCCACCGACCAGCGGCGCCAGGTGCGCACCAGTGCGATCACGTGCCTGCAGCGCGCACTGCTCGTCCAGGACCTTCAGACGCTGACTGGGCTGGAGTGGGCCGGATGTTTCAAGCAGGTAGGATAGAAATGCAGCCCCACTTTGTGTGGTCTTTTAGTTACCCCTTTCCCTGGCTTCAGGTGCTGTTCCCACTGCTCCAAGAGCTGCTGCAGGAAAAGGCAACCAGTCCGGTGGAGGTGTCGCTGCTAGAAGAATCCCGCATCAGGACGGCCACCATCATGTCGAAGGTGTTTCTGCACCACCTGACACCGTTGATCGCTTTGTCCAACTTCCAGGAGCTGTGGCTCGAGATACTGGACTATTTCGAGCGGTTCATGACGGCTGGCTCCGATATGTTGTACGAGGCAGTGCTGGAGAGCCTGAAAAACATGCTGCTTGTTATGCATTCGGTACGCACGGACTGACGCGCCTTACTGCCAGACTACTTGAACTTAACGTTGATTGTTACTGTTGCGTTTTAGGTATGCGTGTTTCACAATACCGACGGTGTTACCCATTCTATGCTGTGGGACATTACCTGGCAACGCATATCCGGATTTCTGCCCAACCTCAAGGATGAGCTGTTCAAACACGAAGGTAATGCTCTTTTTGTTCGCAGGAAGCTATGTTTATTGactgttgcttttttgtccTCTCGTTTGATTagccgtccgatcgtcggttagTATTAGTGGCGGAACAGGAGGAAATGCGAGTACCGGAGCGGCAAGCCCTACTGTACCACCCTCCCAtacgacggctccaacggctccaccGTCACTTGCaggagagcagcagcacatccTGGAAGGTGGTCAGATAAACAACAGCTCCGCCGTTGGAGAAAGTATTAACCCGCGCGTCGTGCTACATCCGATCCCCGTATCGACCGCAGCGACGGGGTCTGTGCTTTCGGCCTCTCCTCCAAACTCTTATATTCCGCAGCTGCAACAGCCACAACCAATGCCGGTCCTTCCTGTGAGTCACTCCGTACCGGCAGTTGAGGTTCATCGTACTCCAGTGCATCGGGTAGCACCTTCAAACAATCTGCTAATGAGCAGTACCGCTACGAGTGATTTTAATGCACTTCCGATGGTGTTGCCACGTGTCTCAACGCTACCATCACCGACTGGAGCAGCAGAATCATCGATCACGGGGCTAGTGGAGCCTGCCAATCTACTCCTTTCGTCCCCTGCACGAGATGCTGTAACGCAGCCGCCGCCAGTGGTGTCCGCGCCTCCATCAGTTGCGCCAGCTGCATCGAACATAATTGAACTTCCCGGAATCGTAGGCACATCttgtccaccaccaccagcaccaccgcaaCAGTTGCCAATGGAGCGACGGGAAGAACAGGGACAGAGTGAAACAGGAAGCGAACGCGCCCCACTCGTCACCGATGTTGAGACAGGCAACGTTCCGATGAGCCATCTTCTGGCCGGTTCGCAGTACCCTTCGCTACAGCACGTACCGATCGGGATTGCGCAAAGCTTTGCGCCGATCTTCGTACAACCGAACCCGGCTCCAGCGGAAGCATCCGACATCTACTCGGACTACATTAATGATCCCTACAATCTGACACTGCAAATTGACAACGGAGCGCCGGGTAGCGCCCCTAGTAGTAGCGTTACTGCCccagaaccaccaccaccgcaatCGTCAACCGCCCAACCGGACTCGTTGTCAAGGACGCTTGAGGACGCGAAAACGGCTGGCCCGATGCTGACGGGCTCGACGACAGTGACAGCGACGCCGTCTGCCCAGCTGGCGAACGTGTTTCAGTCGGCGCAATACTTTAGCTTCCCGGCCAGTGGCCACATACCGCCCGGCTCGGAGATGCTTTTCGGGGAACCGTAAACACGCCAGACGGGTTGTACTACCGTGTACCGGTGTTCTATTCTTTCTATCGAACATTCCTACCCGACCCAGGTTGCCCGGTTAGGCACGACAAGTGGCAACTTTTAGCAAACATTTACCTTTTACTCCACTCGTGGAGAGCTGTATTGATAATCTGGAAGGCGTCTGGCAATTGAGTGAGACATACATACGGGCTCTCCGGTACTAGGGTAAGCGCTAGCGGTTGCTTTCCACAACGTTTTAAGTAAGCGCTTTGCTACACCTTCCTTCGAGCAGAAAGCTTCACTACGTCTCAACACAAGGTATTTATTCGGTGTAGATTTTGAAAcattcaccccccccccccccccagcctCGTTCTCTGTCTGTTAAACACTAGCATTTAAAGTCGTATCGTTTATAACGCTAACCAGCCTGCGCGGCCCATTCTAGAGAGGGAAGGAAGGAGGAGTGTTGTAAAGGCTAAGCTGTTTGATTGTTGTTCAATTTTAATtccactgtttgtttgttctagGTTTTTTGCTACTTTACTGTTCGTTCCAAATTCTCCTTCTTTTATTGTAATGTTATAGCGGAGAACGGAGAGAAAAGCACCATATTATTCGCAATAGGGGAGCAGAGGGTGCGTAGAATGCAGGAGCCTTATTTAGCCAAGCTCTggtatatgtttttttaatcctAACTACACAACCTATTCCACCATTTCTAACGAGGTTACGCGCGCACGTGCACACGTCCCTAAGCAGTTTGTAACAAGATGGTTCAATAGCAAAATGAGATCAAACTTtaagaaataaatatattacaaTTATTATAGTAAAAAAGCATGTGTCTCTTTATTTATTGACGTTCAAAAGCTACCCTGAACCTTAGCAGTTACACACCGGCGGATGCTTCGTTGCGAAAAATCACCAACAACTGTTCCGGGCTGTGCCGACAACCGGCCTTATCGAGCACTATCGTCTTCTGGCGAGATTTGGATCCTCGATCGAGACTGATATCGCTTTTCCGTAGGTCGAGCAGTTTCGACAGATATTTGATCAGTTCCGTGTTTGCTTCACCATCGATCGGAGGAGCGGCTGAAAACGGTGGAAAGGATATTCAACTTCAACGAGGGCCACGGTCAACAAGCATTACACAGCATGACCTACCTATCTGACAACCGATGCCTTCCTCACTCACATCCGTGATACCGTTCGTCTTGGCGCCCGGTTTGGCCAGTATCTTAACGATCAAGTTGCCCGTCTTTCCGTCTACCAGCACAGGACCGGCGGCTGGGGCCGGTTTGACCTCATCTTTACTTGCTTTTGAATTTTTGCCGGTACCACCACCTTTGCCCGGCTTCTTGGACATACTGCTAACACTGGCCGCTGGTTCCGTCCACTGGCGTGCGTAATTCGACGGATTACCGAAGATTGCTTTCAGGCGCTGGTACTGGAGCATTCACGCGGGCAGATGGTACACGTACACgtattttgtttacaaacagcTGATTTTGACGTTTCTTAGAAGTGAGGAGATGCTTAGCGGTTCCGATTGGGCCGGTGAAAAGGGGTTGGAAACTTTCACTGTTTTGTTGATGTTAAATATATTAATCAATTTCCATAAATTCTTCTGCCTTGCAAGCTAGCCGGCAGGTACGACAGGGTAGTTTTGGAACTCAAAAGCGTAGATCGATGTAAGTACGTTTACAAAACGCCATAAATACACCTTATCAAAGTGAAAGTGCCCATATATGTTCGGGGCGGGGGAAATGGTTGGCCTGGCATCACCATGACATTGATTGGGGGTTGCTTTGTTGCGGGCTGACCTCATTCGTCATTCAAGACATTATCAAGGAGTTACAGAAAGTGCGCACCATCGATTGGCTTGAGCGAGGACCATCAGAACCACACGCTCAAAGTGCCATTTCCATTTAATTGTGGCAGGAGTTTTACGGTGTTTGACTAGGATTTAGGAACCATTGTGAGATAAAGTGTAGCTACAATTATCAGTCGCGATGCAGCTAATAGAAGCCACCTAGACGATTTGTTTTCCGTGTGTCATTTCGCAAACTGTTCAACGCGGTTCGGCCCTTTTCCTGAAAGGGCCGTTTTGCAACCGTAGGCGCAGTAGCGTGGTGTGGGGCAAGTGTACACAAACCTTACATAAGGCACTGCctgaagcgagagagagagagtcatatagacaaacaaacatcgaTTGACGATCACGATACGATCGCATCGAGACAATCCGTCCAGTGTGGCCAGCTAGGTTCCTTCCCCCGGGAGTGTGTTTGAACGTACGGTGCCGTGAAATGAATCCTGTGTTTCGTCAGCTTTCCGCAGCTCTTTCGAGTGGCAGCTTGAGAGGTACGATAAGATTAGGCTCGAACGATCTACGACAGCTGCTCGCCTTCACCGCTAGACCAGTCACTTGGGAACCCCATCGAAGGTACTGCTGCTTTGAGATGAAACCGAAAGTGTACGTAACGCGGAACGATTACGCCAGAATTGGGCTGGACCTGCTAAGGGAAGAGTAAGTGACTTGAAATTGTTTCCTTTCCGTTGGCTCCCTTGCTTTACCTGAGCTTCAATCTCACCGCAGATGTGATATTTCACTGTGGGATGAAGGCTATCCGGTGCCGAGGGACGAATTTCTTAAGAATGTTGCAGGGAAGGATGCGATCTACTGCTCGCTCAACGATCGCATCGACAAGGAGCTGCTCGACCAGGCAGGGCCCAATCTTAAAGTCATCTCAACCATCTCCGTCGGGTAGGtggctgctgtgctgtgttggtGTAAGATTCCAACTGACAATGTCAATGCATGCCTTTTGGATTGCCCCTCCGCCGTTCACAGGTACGATCACATCGATGTGAAGGAGTGCAAGCAGCGGGGCATCCGGGTCGGCTACACACCTGACGTGCTGACGGATGCAACGGCCGAACTGACGGTGGCACTACTGCTGGCAACGGCGCGCCGCATGTTCGAGGCCAACAAGCAAGTGCACACGGGCGGCTGGAAGTCTTGGTCGCCGATGTGGATGTGCGGTACGAGTGTGAAAAACTCCGTCGTCGGCATCTTCGGGTTCGGTCGCATCGGCCAGGAGGTGGCCAAGCGGCTGGCACCGTTCAAACCGTCGCGCATCCAGTTCACCAGCCGGACGGACAAGTTTCTCACGGCCGAGGATCTGAACGTTACGCAGGTTCCGTTCGATGAGCTGATCGAAACGAGCGACTTCCTCATCATCGCCTGCTCGTACAACGTGGAAACGGCCAACCTGTTCAACGATGCCGTGTTTTCGCGCATGAAACCGTCGGCCATACTGATCAACACCAGCCGGGGCGGAGTGGTCGAGCAGCACGATTTGATTCACGCGTTGCGGGCGGGCAAAATACAGGCCGCCGGGTTGGATGTTACCACACCGGAGCCGCTTCCGCTCGACAGCCCGCTGCTCACGCTACCGAACGTGGTGGTGCTGCCCCACATTGGCAGTGCGGACATCGAGACACGCATAGAAATGTCGCGCATCACCGCCTGCAACATACTGGCCGGACTGAAGGGCATCCGAATGCTGTCGGAAGTTTAGGGAGCTAGGGAAGCAGGGAAATAAAATACCGATTTTCACGCATCAAGCTTCGGTTTCGGGTCTGTTATTACGTTCTTAGCCACAGGGAAGGAGAGGGAGGGTTACAAAGCGTCTAGCTGCCCACGCGCATCGGTGGCGACACCAGGATGACGCCATCGCCGCGCACAAACAGCATCGGAATGGTGCGTTTCGTAGTTTTGTACACTTCTTCGTACGTTTCCTCGTCGATTTCCACCGTTGTGACGGTTTCTTCGGCATCACCCAGCACCATGTTGAGATGTTGATCGAAAGCCTGCACCGGAAAGGGAATGGTTAATGCTTTATGATATGCTATAAACGAACCGATTGTTAGTGGCTTACGTGCAGTCGACCCCGCAGTTCACGTTCGTAGCGCATTTTAACGTAGATTTTCTCATCCAAGCTGAGGCGAATAAGATCCAGTGGTTCCTTCACAGGGATGATGGGCATCTAGCAAGGGGGGAAGATAACGAAAATCCAACAATTAAACGACCTGAATTTTACGAGGAATGAAAGTGTTTCATTCAAACCTGTTCCTCTTCGGCCATTTTTATGCTGGAATAGAGTTGGAGAAGCAAAACTGTACGATAATGCAATGAAATGCCGCTAATTGCCTCTGCAAATTTGTCTTCTTTTCTGACTGAGACGCCGATTCGACGATTGGCAATGAAGTTTGAAGCGTAAACAAATCCCCCGTACACCCGTACAACATGGCGAGGGTTTTTGAAGTTCGAATatcgctgcatctcgctcattATCTCTACCCTTTCTTTACTTGCCCACAGTGCTAGTTTCAAAGTAAGTTTTTGTACCCTGTTCTCCCACTTCACTTCAAACAATTTATCCACCTTTGTCTATATGCCTTTCGATGTGTTGATGACAATTTAGGCAGCGGTCTAAtgttgttgcgcgcaacattgttgctcggAAACATATCGCTGAGGTGATCTATGAATGTCGCTGGCAACATATGGTTACGACCCAGtgtcgtggtacagtcgtcaacacatacgacttaacaacatgcccgacatgggttcaagccccgaatggaccgtgccgccatacgtaggactgactatcctgctacggaGGGAAATCAatccaaaaagaagaagaaatgagCGATGCAGCGATATTCGAACGTCAAAAACCCTCGCCATGTTGTACGGGGGTGTTGGCCTAATCGTGACAGTTGGCACATGTGCGTTTGACATTCGGCGTCGATGTAAACATGTGGTTCGTTGTTTAGAAAAGGACAACGTGCCATGAAAGTGCGAGCATCGTAATTTACAGAGCAGCAGAATTTCCAACAAAATTGAATACAATTGACTCAAGAAGGATCGTGTGTTTGGTAATTGGTAAGTATTGAATGTGGGCAGGCTTCGTTGTTTCGTTGAAATTATGGAAGTTTTCCCAAAGCCGGCTTCAATCGACTCATTGGTATGTTGTTGTCAGCGCTTGGGGTGTCCTTAGATTTCACGTAATATGTTGACTTTTTGGCCAAATTGTAAGTGCATAAAGTTATTTTCAGTAGTACTGGCCTGAAGGTAGCAATAGCACATCCCAACATTCAAAGCGAAGCCAGTTTTCGTATAAGAACAAGCTCGAAAGCAATCGCATCACTGAGCCTAACCTCACTTTATTGATTCGCTTGTTTACCTGTCCGTCGTTACAGTTTGTTCACTATGAGTTTCCgtggccgtggtggtggtggtggcggtggtggacgaggcggtggcggcagctgGGGTGGTCGTGGCGGCCGAGGAGGTGGCGGAGGAGGCCGTGGCGGGTTCAACAACCGTGGCAGCTTTGGCCAGCGGGACGACGGTCCGAAGAATATCATTCCCCTCGGGTACTATGACTACCCCTGCCAGGAGGATCTCGTCGCCAAGGTGGAGGTGGAAAATGTACCCTTCTTCAATGCGCCCATCTACATGGAGGGCGAAAAGCAGATCGGCAAGGTGGACGAAATCTTTGGCAATCTGAAGGACTTTTACGTGTCGATCAAGCTGAACGACAACATGAAGCCGGACGGATtccagcagaagcagaagctgtTCATCGATTCGGCGAAACTGCTGCCGCTGGCACGCTTCCTGCCTGGCAATCAGACCCGCCGACCGGCTGGCAGGGTCGGTAAGCCCGGTGGTCGCGGAGGCCGTGGTGGTAgaggtggtggcggcggcttCGGTGGTGGccgtggcggtggtggcttCGGTGGTAgaggcggtggcggtggtggtttcCGTGGccgaggcggcggcggcggcggtggcttCGGTGGTGGCCGTGGCGGTGGAGGTGGATTCCGTGGCAATCGTGGAGGAGGCGGCGGAGGTGGAGGCAATCGGTGGTAATCGGTACGAGCGCTTCATCTGCCTAGTGCGTAGAGTCCCCCCAAACCCTAAGTGTATCATCATCCCGCATGGTACCACTGTCTTCGTAAGAAATTTGTGTATAAGTGCTTAACGTTTAAGGCCGTGGAAATATATGTGTTTCTTCCGGATTGTGAAGAAGTATCCTGAAAGATGCGACGGCAAGATTGAGTGTATTGATTCTTATCTTTACTCCATTTCGGGGACCATCCGTCCGTTGATCAGGAACAATCACACCTACAGACAGGGCAGCACTTCTTCTCCTCCAGCCACCGGTCGATACACTGGCCGTGGAACTGATGTGCACACAGCGCTAAACTTTTGCCTGATGCTGCATCGATATGCTCCAGACAGATGGGACACAGCACCGTGGGCggcatttgttttgctgtgctgaGGAGACGATCGTCATCGTTCCCATATCGCGCTACAACGTCCGAGCTGATGATGGCGGGCGGTAAAAACGTGGCCATAAATCGGATCAGCTCATACTCGCCGTCGCAACAGAAGTCACTGCGAAGCTTCAGCTCGTCCCGATACTGATGCGTGCTGGCAAAGCAATGCCTACTGAGCATGTGCTCCGATAGGCTGCCGGTGGTGTACGGTGGTCCCAGCAGGGCGGGCGACTTTTCCAaccgaaagcacacac contains:
- the LOC120893944 gene encoding Golgi-specific brefeldin A-resistance guanine nucleotide exchange factor 1, encoding MSPPGNGIFVVRGEMSTLTTAMRRGSRWSFNTYQDDDKDVLLKSFQELKEVLLQVEDLRLVEPNVFLSPFLDVIRSEETTGPVTSLALSAVNKFLSYGLIDPTHSTLAATVENIADAVTHARFVGTDQTSDGVVLMKIIQVLRTLVLSPEGSALSDESMCDIILSCFRLCFEPRLNELVRRTAENALKDIVLLLFMRLPQFVEGGSYNTLKTLKMRSSSMDQSGKRRKYSKTSMKEEQKPAAATAVPSTNVAAPVVPKIVTEDPTNVAGSGEEPVTPVMLTAPNRLKPMPLSTTPATPAGVIVDLQGTISQTPKAPLPSESAERQSVASAEDGISNAETELETVTAQGTEEGTTATDPSFVNSVGVRFTSQQAEEDVPQVANGAATVTHLPYGLPCIRELFRFLISLCNPMDKQNGDVMIHMGLTLLTVTFEVGADSIGRYDSLIAIVKDDLCRNLFALLATERISIFAAGLQLSFLLFESLRSQLKFQLEHYLTRVADMIMNDSPRILYEARELAMDNLLQLWRIPGFAAELYINYDCDLYCSNLFEDLTKLLSKNTLSATQAIYSIHTLSMDALLTIVESIERNCAQAKNGQKPKYMRHSRNNSYATAKIVLDAGAPQAAREAGGQVALELEEGDPEEGAGNTEPAVLVENISKFLHSSQSDRISRVAAGIGTDASGGENPSTAAEGASLSEAVSQKLTHEELAAIKRKKRLLTQGTDLFNQRPEKGIQFLQENGLLNPVLDPQEVAQFLRENSGLDKKMIGEYISKKKNVESRILEVYVKSFDFAGLTIDQALRLYLETFRLPGEAPLISLVMEHFADHWHECNNEPFANTDAAFRLAYAVIMLNMDQHNHNAKRLNVPMTVEDFLRNLRGLNGNSDFDQEMLTKIYHAIRNEEIVMPAEQTGQVRENYLWKVLLRRGATKDGIFHHVFGPQHDRELYRVIQGSTLAALSFVFDKSLDNASLYQKAIGGFMKSAAIAAHFQLHGDFDALVLTLCKFTTLLTPPPNDAHEITASVMFGQNVKAQLAMRTVFGLIHEHGDCMREGWRHTMDVLLQLFKLKLLPKALMEAEDFCEASGKVTLLREPNPLPKTEAGLFSSLYSYLANDGQRQPSYEEQEVIKLSRKCVRDCQIEQIVNESKFLQLESLEELIGCLLAMIVPPEAHKSTALAYGECTVVFLLELLVKVLIQNRDRLLPVWGRVQDKLYTLLVGASAHEYTYLLQRTTVALLKLAIYLMRNEEICSTILQSLRMLLALRPAVILAISKPISIGMYELLKTSAQNIHTEADWVIVFTVLECVGAGAVPPECHAVEQVAAVSGAKSDGALSSEEDSGLPDRGYISDSELSSTATMPLVKTAAPTPPPAPLPSSPSAGDAWIMVNKDAIDLVSGGSGGHSPGTPVRHSIQYHCKLLEHSPFALVKCWESLAFIVRNVAHITPYNFESCVRCIRTFVEASMGQTHQHHQQQRDYQAAKKKPGSGKDRQRKLRDGASHQGSGLSSSSSSSLAMDSSDSESEELPERYQSISIQLLDLMHTLHTRTAQIFRWWAEEGGAVPQCSSLWSQGWCPLLQGIARLATDQRRQVRTSAITCLQRALLVQDLQTLTGLEWAGCFKQVLFPLLQELLQEKATSPVEVSLLEESRIRTATIMSKVFLHHLTPLIALSNFQELWLEILDYFERFMTAGSDMLYEAVLESLKNMLLVMHSVCVFHNTDGVTHSMLWDITWQRISGFLPNLKDELFKHEAVRSSVSISGGTGGNASTGAASPTVPPSHTTAPTAPPSLAGEQQHILEGGQINNSSAVGESINPRVVLHPIPVSTAATGSVLSASPPNSYIPQLQQPQPMPVLPVSHSVPAVEVHRTPVHRVAPSNNLLMSSTATSDFNALPMVLPRVSTLPSPTGAAESSITGLVEPANLLLSSPARDAVTQPPPVVSAPPSVAPAASNIIELPGIVGTSCPPPPAPPQQLPMERREEQGQSETGSERAPLVTDVETGNVPMSHLLAGSQYPSLQHVPIGIAQSFAPIFVQPNPAPAEASDIYSDYINDPYNLTLQIDNGAPGSAPSSSVTAPEPPPPQSSTAQPDSLSRTLEDAKTAGPMLTGSTTVTATPSAQLANVFQSAQYFSFPASGHIPPGSEMLFGEP
- the LOC120894366 gene encoding UPF0235 protein C15orf40 homolog, producing MLQYQRLKAIFGNPSNYARQWTEPAASVSSMSKKPGKGGGTGKNSKASKDEVKPAPAAGPVLVDGKTGNLIVKILAKPGAKTNGITDVSEEGIGCQIAAPPIDGEANTELIKYLSKLLDLRKSDISLDRGSKSRQKTIVLDKAGCRHSPEQLLVIFRNEASAGV
- the LOC120894008 gene encoding glyoxylate reductase/hydroxypyruvate reductase isoform X1, with product MNPVFRQLSAALSSGSLRGTIRLGSNDLRQLLAFTARPVTWEPHRRYCCFEMKPKVYVTRNDYARIGLDLLREECDISLWDEGYPVPRDEFLKNVAGKDAIYCSLNDRIDKELLDQAGPNLKVISTISVGYDHIDVKECKQRGIRVGYTPDVLTDATAELTVALLLATARRMFEANKQVHTGGWKSWSPMWMCGTSVKNSVVGIFGFGRIGQEVAKRLAPFKPSRIQFTSRTDKFLTAEDLNVTQVPFDELIETSDFLIIACSYNVETANLFNDAVFSRMKPSAILINTSRGGVVEQHDLIHALRAGKIQAAGLDVTTPEPLPLDSPLLTLPNVVVLPHIGSADIETRIEMSRITACNILAGLKGIRMLSEV
- the LOC120894008 gene encoding glyoxylate reductase/hydroxypyruvate reductase isoform X2, with amino-acid sequence MKPKVYVTRNDYARIGLDLLREECDISLWDEGYPVPRDEFLKNVAGKDAIYCSLNDRIDKELLDQAGPNLKVISTISVGYDHIDVKECKQRGIRVGYTPDVLTDATAELTVALLLATARRMFEANKQVHTGGWKSWSPMWMCGTSVKNSVVGIFGFGRIGQEVAKRLAPFKPSRIQFTSRTDKFLTAEDLNVTQVPFDELIETSDFLIIACSYNVETANLFNDAVFSRMKPSAILINTSRGGVVEQHDLIHALRAGKIQAAGLDVTTPEPLPLDSPLLTLPNVVVLPHIGSADIETRIEMSRITACNILAGLKGIRMLSEV
- the LOC120894278 gene encoding U6 snRNA-associated Sm-like protein LSm3, whose product is MAEEEQMPIIPVKEPLDLIRLSLDEKIYVKMRYERELRGRLHAFDQHLNMVLGDAEETVTTVEIDEETYEEVYKTTKRTIPMLFVRGDGVILVSPPMRVGS
- the LOC120894207 gene encoding probable H/ACA ribonucleoprotein complex subunit 1, with the protein product MSFRGRGGGGGGGGRGGGGSWGGRGGRGGGGGGRGGFNNRGSFGQRDDGPKNIIPLGYYDYPCQEDLVAKVEVENVPFFNAPIYMEGEKQIGKVDEIFGNLKDFYVSIKLNDNMKPDGFQQKQKLFIDSAKLLPLARFLPGNQTRRPAGRVGKPGGRGGRGGRGGGGGFGGGRGGGGFGGRGGGGGGFRGRGGGGGGGFGGGRGGGGGFRGNRGGGGGGGGNRW
- the LOC120894134 gene encoding uncharacterized protein LOC120894134, whose protein sequence is MNLFLNGRTYSCLVCPKSSPSCTEQHHPLQRLISYDELLAKYARKVNRDQYDPIGIYTCPYCALDRLTVDALYEHSRDSHPPARVEHVPAVHCPVCVCFRLEKSPALLGPPYTTGSLSEHMLSRHCFASTHQYRDELKLRSDFCCDGEYELIRFMATFLPPAIISSDVVARYGNDDDRLLSTAKQMPPTVLCPICLEHIDAASGKSLALCAHQFHGQCIDRWLEEKKCCPVCRCDCS